One region of Candidatus Poribacteria bacterium genomic DNA includes:
- a CDS encoding Gfo/Idh/MocA family oxidoreductase, whose translation MHLKWGVLGAGSVAQRRAMPAIEKANGAELHALLSRDTARAERLANEYGATNAYTTVDALFADNALDAIYVSTPVHLHCEQVIAAAERGLHVLCDKPMALTPQECTEMIAACEANGVHLQICFLFRFHSCFQQLRTWIDDGRFGEIVHGRMPFLKQYQLTPDEWRAQPEKGGGGCFMDLGPHSVDLLRYLIGEVNAVSAFYSSTTQGTAVEETGGIFMRFDNGAQAFTDLSFSVPQCDIVLELYGTEGTVWVYNDDGWKIKTYFDGEQQLIPSQYEDLYQHQFEHFAECVEKRVTPITTGIDGLRANEILAAAYRSGQTGQVIPCPPADED comes from the coding sequence ATGCACTTAAAATGGGGTGTGTTAGGCGCAGGAAGCGTCGCACAACGGAGAGCAATGCCCGCCATCGAAAAAGCGAATGGCGCAGAACTCCACGCCCTGCTCTCACGCGACACCGCGCGCGCAGAACGATTAGCAAACGAATACGGCGCCACCAATGCCTACACCACCGTCGATGCGCTTTTCGCAGATAATGCCCTTGACGCAATTTACGTCTCAACACCGGTCCATTTACACTGTGAGCAGGTAATCGCTGCGGCGGAACGCGGCTTGCACGTGCTTTGCGATAAACCCATGGCGCTCACGCCACAAGAATGTACCGAGATGATCGCCGCCTGTGAAGCAAACGGCGTACACCTCCAGATATGCTTTCTCTTTCGTTTCCACTCCTGCTTCCAGCAGCTCCGAACGTGGATAGACGACGGTCGTTTTGGAGAAATCGTCCACGGACGTATGCCGTTTCTGAAGCAGTACCAACTCACACCGGACGAGTGGCGCGCCCAACCCGAAAAAGGCGGTGGTGGATGCTTTATGGACCTGGGTCCGCATAGTGTTGATCTGCTCCGTTATCTCATCGGCGAAGTCAACGCCGTCAGCGCGTTCTACAGCAGCACAACGCAGGGCACCGCCGTTGAAGAAACCGGCGGCATCTTCATGCGTTTCGATAATGGCGCACAAGCCTTCACAGACCTCAGTTTTTCAGTTCCACAGTGCGACATCGTTTTAGAACTCTACGGGACAGAAGGGACGGTCTGGGTCTACAATGACGACGGCTGGAAAATCAAAACCTACTTCGATGGCGAACAACAATTAATCCCCTCACAATACGAGGACCTGTATCAACATCAATTTGAGCATTTCGCCGAATGTGTGGAGAAACGCGTAACCCCGATCACCACTGGGATTGATGGGTTAAGGGCAAACGAGATTCTCGCCGCCGCCTACCGCTCAGGCCAAACGGGACAAGTCATTCCCTGTCCCCCCGCAGACGAGGATTGA
- the groES gene encoding co-chaperone GroES, translated as MALVPLGDRILVKRSENDEQTTSGGIIIPDTAKEKPQEGEVVAVGNGRVLDSGDRQPVDVAVGDLVLFAKYGGTEVTYDDTEYLILREDDILAKVN; from the coding sequence ATGGCACTTGTACCCCTTGGCGATAGAATTCTCGTCAAACGTTCAGAGAACGATGAACAGACAACCAGCGGGGGGATTATTATCCCAGACACCGCGAAGGAAAAACCCCAGGAAGGCGAAGTCGTTGCCGTTGGAAACGGTAGAGTTCTTGACAGTGGCGATCGGCAGCCCGTTGATGTGGCTGTCGGAGATCTCGTCCTGTTCGCTAAATACGGCGGCACCGAAGTTACGTATGATGACACTGAATATCTTATCTTGCGCGAAGATGACATCTTAGCCAAGGTTAACTAA
- the groL gene encoding chaperonin GroEL (60 kDa chaperone family; promotes refolding of misfolded polypeptides especially under stressful conditions; forms two stacked rings of heptamers to form a barrel-shaped 14mer; ends can be capped by GroES; misfolded proteins enter the barrel where they are refolded when GroES binds) yields the protein MAAKQLAFDEEARGAIKQGVDQLADAVKVTLGPKGRNVVLDKKFGAPTITKDGVTVAKEVELEDAYENMGAQMVKEVSSKTSEDAGDGTTTATILAQSIYREGLKNVAAGHNPMALKRGIEKAVTAAVDAISGLSKEVSEKTEIAQVAAISANNDNDIGELIADAMEKVGKDGVITVEEAKSLETTLDVVEGMQFDRGYLSPYFVTDPDRMETILEDVDILIHEKKISSLQDLRVVLERTAQQGRPLLIIAEDVEGEALATVVVNKIRGILRCAAVKAPGYGDRRKAMLDDIAVLTNGRVISEDLGINLENVTQNDLGTAKRVVIDKDNTTIVEGEGTTEAIQGRIDQIRRQIEDTTSDYDREKLQERLAKLAGGVAVINVGAATEVEMKEKKARVEDAMHATRAAVEEGVVVGGGVALVRAQEALDSLELSDPTESVGASIVRRALEDPLRQIAKNAGQEDSVVIAKVKDEGGNIGYDAYEDRFIDMFEAGIPDPAKVVRVALQNAASIAGLMITTETLIAELPEAEAPAPPMPPGGDMY from the coding sequence ATGGCAGCAAAACAACTGGCGTTTGATGAAGAAGCGCGGGGCGCCATTAAACAAGGCGTTGATCAGCTCGCAGACGCTGTAAAAGTTACGTTGGGACCCAAAGGACGGAATGTCGTGCTTGATAAGAAGTTCGGCGCACCCACTATCACCAAAGATGGTGTTACCGTCGCAAAAGAGGTCGAACTCGAAGACGCCTACGAAAATATGGGCGCACAGATGGTCAAAGAGGTTTCATCTAAAACCAGCGAGGATGCTGGCGATGGCACCACTACGGCTACTATTCTCGCACAATCCATCTATCGCGAAGGCTTGAAAAACGTCGCCGCAGGGCATAACCCCATGGCACTCAAGCGCGGTATTGAAAAAGCCGTCACCGCAGCCGTTGACGCAATCTCTGGATTGAGCAAAGAGGTCTCTGAAAAGACCGAAATCGCACAAGTCGCCGCTATCTCCGCAAATAACGACAACGATATCGGTGAACTCATCGCTGACGCTATGGAAAAAGTCGGGAAAGATGGCGTTATCACCGTCGAAGAAGCAAAAAGCCTCGAAACAACACTCGATGTTGTTGAGGGGATGCAATTCGACCGCGGTTACCTCTCACCTTACTTCGTCACCGATCCGGATCGGATGGAAACCATCTTAGAAGATGTCGATATCCTCATCCACGAAAAGAAAATCAGTAGCCTCCAAGACCTCAGGGTGGTGCTCGAACGCACCGCACAACAGGGCAGACCGCTATTGATTATTGCTGAAGATGTCGAAGGTGAGGCACTCGCAACTGTCGTCGTCAACAAAATTCGCGGGATACTCCGGTGTGCCGCCGTTAAAGCACCCGGCTATGGCGATCGCCGCAAAGCCATGCTTGATGACATTGCAGTCTTGACAAATGGGCGCGTCATCTCCGAAGACCTCGGAATTAACCTCGAGAACGTCACCCAGAACGACCTCGGCACCGCCAAACGCGTCGTTATTGACAAAGACAACACCACCATCGTTGAAGGTGAAGGCACAACCGAAGCCATTCAAGGCCGTATCGACCAGATCCGCAGACAGATTGAAGACACAACATCTGACTATGACCGCGAGAAATTGCAGGAACGCCTTGCCAAACTCGCCGGGGGTGTTGCTGTCATTAACGTCGGTGCTGCTACAGAAGTCGAGATGAAAGAGAAAAAAGCACGTGTTGAAGACGCAATGCACGCCACACGCGCCGCTGTTGAAGAAGGCGTTGTTGTTGGCGGTGGTGTCGCACTCGTCCGAGCACAAGAGGCTCTTGATTCACTCGAACTCAGCGATCCTACCGAGTCAGTCGGTGCCTCCATTGTACGCCGGGCACTCGAAGATCCGCTCCGTCAAATCGCCAAGAATGCTGGACAGGAAGATTCCGTCGTCATCGCAAAAGTCAAGGACGAAGGCGGAAACATCGGCTACGATGCCTATGAAGACCGCTTCATTGACATGTTTGAAGCAGGCATCCCCGATCCTGCCAAGGTCGTCCGGGTCGCATTGCAAAATGCAGCCAGCATCGCAGGTTTGATGATCACCACCGAAACCCTCATCGCAGAACTGCCTGAGGCGGAAGCACCGGCACCACCGATGCCTCCAGGTGGCGACATGTACTAA
- a CDS encoding glycosyltransferase family 9 protein, whose amino-acid sequence MQSTRVQQYLDRYLGIPLCVILGLFCRQAPVTPTPKKVLFIQLSALGDTILAIPAIRAIRHTFPNTEFTILASPTNLNYLAACPYIDRHIPFRQPRPQLIWSLRREGFDWVIDLEHWPRLSALLAYATGAPRRIGFSTKGQHRHSLFTETVPHVQGRHEVRNFLGLAAQLACPIHELGLEVWCDEKARRWIRETLAKEGISLDQPLIVLHPEAGRRGEPRRRWPQGRYVALANALVEQYDAEIVLTGAPDEVAVSEEIAARTKHRSVVLAGRTDVNQLAALFSDATLVVSGNCGPMHLAAATGTPVVGLHGPTNFVQWGPWHRNAGVVCARIPCSPCLNLGFEYGCQALPDGTSPCMHTIEVTAVLRECERLLADKNRFDFS is encoded by the coding sequence ATGCAGTCCACTCGGGTTCAACAGTATTTAGACCGGTACCTCGGCATCCCGCTTTGTGTTATACTGGGTCTATTTTGTAGGCAGGCACCGGTAACGCCTACTCCCAAAAAAGTTCTTTTCATCCAACTCTCTGCCTTGGGTGACACAATTCTGGCGATCCCCGCCATTCGAGCGATACGACACACTTTCCCCAATACTGAATTTACGATATTAGCGTCGCCGACGAACTTGAATTATTTGGCAGCGTGTCCTTATATTGACAGACATATCCCATTCCGTCAACCAAGACCTCAGTTGATTTGGTCACTTCGTCGCGAGGGGTTCGACTGGGTGATTGACTTGGAGCATTGGCCCCGATTGAGCGCGCTGCTTGCCTACGCAACTGGTGCCCCGAGGCGAATTGGGTTTTCGACAAAGGGACAGCACCGTCATTCCCTCTTTACAGAGACGGTGCCACACGTTCAAGGACGGCATGAAGTCCGAAATTTCTTGGGTCTGGCGGCGCAGTTAGCGTGCCCAATACACGAACTCGGGCTTGAGGTGTGGTGCGATGAGAAAGCGCGTAGGTGGATACGTGAAACCTTGGCGAAAGAGGGGATCTCGCTTGATCAGCCGCTTATCGTGTTGCATCCAGAGGCAGGTAGACGCGGTGAACCGCGTAGACGATGGCCACAGGGACGCTACGTCGCGTTGGCGAATGCGCTTGTTGAACAGTATGACGCGGAGATCGTTTTGACGGGCGCGCCTGATGAGGTGGCGGTTTCTGAAGAGATTGCGGCGCGGACAAAGCACCGGTCAGTCGTGCTGGCGGGGAGGACGGATGTTAATCAGCTTGCTGCGCTTTTTTCGGATGCGACGCTGGTCGTGAGCGGCAACTGCGGTCCGATGCACCTTGCAGCGGCAACAGGGACACCGGTTGTTGGGTTGCACGGTCCCACGAATTTTGTGCAGTGGGGTCCTTGGCATCGGAATGCAGGTGTTGTGTGCGCGCGAATCCCGTGTAGTCCGTGCCTCAATTTGGGGTTTGAGTATGGGTGCCAAGCATTGCCTGACGGGACTTCACCGTGTATGCATACGATTGAGGTTACGGCTGTACTTCGAGAGTGTGAACGGCTGCTTGCGGATAAAAATAGGTTTGACTTTTCATGA
- a CDS encoding sulfatase encodes MRNIILISLDTLRASSMSCYGHRNLTTPHLDALAERSVLFEKCISPHIPTHPAHTTMFTGKDVLSHQIITQGGRLNLATGVKTIPELLSEAGYFTVAADNLGRWFQRGFPESQYRGYQWETGYRNARKAEAVNQTAIELLDIAQAQDKPWFAFLHYWDPHTPYLPPLPFERMFYSGDECNPNNRSMDAVYACEPFTDYFRQWMCTPDPADPDNIAKKRLWTDRQYVNAQYDASIAYMDACLAQLFRYLHDSGQLEETLLIITADHGEELDEHQLWYDHHGLYETNCHVPLIVHCPALLHEGQRLGGLVRLTDIVPTILDYSGLTAVAEREKMEGASLRALMENGTHDGTTEGVYLTECGWMKKRGWQTQKWKLIVETGGTPAVYNTPDLELYDLEEDPDEVYNLAEEADDVVERLKADMAAFLQRRLAETGLPDPTVEQDITMRRIGDKSKAVPL; translated from the coding sequence TTGCGTAATATCATTCTTATCTCATTGGATACGTTGCGGGCATCCAGTATGAGTTGTTACGGACATCGCAACTTGACGACACCACATCTCGATGCGCTTGCGGAGAGATCGGTGCTTTTTGAGAAATGTATCAGTCCGCATATCCCCACGCATCCTGCCCATACAACGATGTTCACTGGCAAGGATGTTTTGTCGCACCAAATTATTACGCAGGGTGGAAGACTCAACCTCGCAACAGGTGTGAAGACGATTCCAGAATTACTGAGTGAGGCGGGCTATTTCACCGTTGCAGCGGACAATTTGGGACGTTGGTTCCAACGTGGCTTTCCTGAATCACAGTATCGCGGTTACCAGTGGGAGACGGGCTACCGCAATGCTCGGAAGGCGGAAGCGGTTAACCAAACAGCGATTGAACTTTTGGACATCGCACAAGCACAAGACAAACCTTGGTTCGCCTTTCTTCACTACTGGGATCCACATACGCCTTATCTGCCACCGCTGCCATTCGAGCGCATGTTTTATAGCGGGGACGAATGTAATCCGAACAATCGAAGCATGGACGCTGTCTATGCATGTGAGCCTTTTACAGATTATTTCCGGCAGTGGATGTGTACACCGGACCCGGCAGATCCGGACAACATTGCGAAGAAACGACTCTGGACGGATAGACAGTATGTGAACGCGCAATACGATGCCTCGATCGCCTATATGGACGCATGCCTGGCGCAGCTGTTCCGATACCTACACGACAGTGGGCAGCTTGAGGAGACGCTACTGATTATCACTGCTGACCACGGTGAAGAACTCGATGAACACCAACTCTGGTACGATCACCATGGGCTTTATGAGACCAATTGCCATGTGCCGTTGATCGTTCACTGCCCCGCGCTTCTTCATGAGGGACAGCGGCTTGGAGGACTTGTCCGCCTTACCGATATTGTCCCGACGATCCTTGATTATTCAGGATTGACTGCAGTGGCGGAACGTGAAAAGATGGAAGGTGCAAGTCTGCGTGCCTTGATGGAGAACGGTACGCACGATGGAACGACAGAAGGGGTCTATCTTACTGAGTGTGGATGGATGAAAAAGCGCGGGTGGCAGACGCAGAAATGGAAATTGATCGTTGAAACCGGTGGTACACCGGCTGTTTATAATACGCCGGATTTAGAACTTTACGATCTCGAAGAGGATCCAGATGAGGTTTACAATCTGGCTGAGGAAGCGGATGATGTCGTTGAACGTTTGAAAGCGGATATGGCGGCGTTTCTGCAACGTCGACTTGCTGAGACGGGGCTGCCCGATCCAACGGTTGAACAAGACATTACCATGCGGCGCATCGGTGATAAGTCCAAAGCAGTGCCGCTTTAG
- a CDS encoding PLP-dependent aminotransferase family protein has product MKDFGFTGGRPDPYTFPTEGLIAASEKALRKLGGDLVNYPGESGYEGLRELASMRFERREGVPLPIDNISITSGSMQALELVLGTLINPGDTVLTEEYTYSGTLGIMRHFKANIVGVPMDYIDGMDMDGLEAKLKELKEKNIRPSLIYTTSNHQNPTGAILSLERRHRMLALAEEYDTLIVEDDCYGDIDFTSTPTPAALFKLDTANRVIFIATFSKILGAGVRQGYFVARQPYYGQIHQNRWDGGTSALASAIVAEFFMEHLESHLVKTNAAVGAKCRAVVDTLDKHVSDICTWTRPRGGLFLWIDLPETTDLNKLQELASAKGVGYSNGSAFHYANEPVKAIRLAYAYCHVDDIPEGITYLCEAIRAAQVSSADVAAGD; this is encoded by the coding sequence ATGAAAGACTTTGGTTTTACAGGCGGGCGTCCGGATCCGTATACATTTCCGACAGAGGGTTTAATTGCGGCGAGTGAAAAGGCACTCCGTAAGTTGGGCGGCGATCTGGTTAACTACCCGGGTGAATCCGGTTATGAGGGTTTGCGTGAACTGGCCTCAATGCGGTTTGAACGACGTGAAGGTGTCCCGCTCCCGATAGATAACATTTCAATTACCTCCGGCTCCATGCAGGCGTTGGAATTGGTACTGGGGACGCTTATTAACCCCGGTGATACGGTCCTGACAGAGGAATACACTTATAGTGGGACCCTGGGTATCATGCGCCATTTCAAAGCAAACATCGTTGGTGTGCCGATGGATTATATTGACGGGATGGACATGGATGGTCTGGAAGCGAAACTCAAGGAACTCAAGGAGAAAAATATCCGTCCGTCGTTGATTTACACGACATCAAACCATCAGAACCCAACAGGGGCGATTCTCTCGCTTGAACGCCGACATCGGATGTTGGCTTTAGCGGAAGAATATGATACATTAATCGTTGAAGACGATTGCTACGGCGATATCGACTTCACATCAACGCCCACGCCTGCTGCGCTTTTTAAGTTAGATACTGCAAATCGGGTGATCTTTATTGCCACTTTCTCGAAAATCTTGGGTGCGGGTGTTCGTCAAGGTTATTTCGTGGCGAGACAGCCCTATTATGGACAAATCCACCAGAACCGCTGGGACGGTGGAACGAGTGCCCTTGCGAGTGCGATCGTTGCTGAATTCTTCATGGAACACCTCGAATCACACCTTGTGAAGACGAACGCTGCTGTTGGTGCGAAATGTCGCGCAGTGGTAGATACACTTGATAAGCATGTCAGCGACATCTGCACGTGGACACGACCTCGCGGTGGACTTTTCCTTTGGATAGATTTGCCGGAAACAACCGATCTTAACAAATTACAGGAACTCGCTTCGGCGAAAGGGGTTGGCTATAGTAATGGAAGCGCGTTTCACTATGCAAACGAACCTGTGAAAGCGATTCGACTTGCTTATGCTTACTGCCACGTGGACGATATTCCTGAAGGGATTACTTATCTGTGTGAGGCTATTCGCGCGGCACAGGTGAGTTCGGCAGACGTTGCGGCGGGGGATTAG
- the rimI gene encoding ribosomal protein S18-alanine N-acetyltransferase produces MTTQTLTFEPMCLCDLQKVLEIENECFDNPWSETHFMLSLKQPKSYEHVYVARRENTVVGYIVFTVLYEEAHILNLAVPAAYRRQGIGKYLLASALETIQTYDGHKVFLEVAVSNLPAQYLYRQFGFRICGIRKNYYGRYKDAYVLRKGVETDAT; encoded by the coding sequence ATGACGACCCAAACGCTCACATTTGAACCCATGTGCCTGTGCGACCTACAGAAGGTCCTGGAAATCGAAAATGAATGCTTTGACAATCCGTGGAGCGAAACCCACTTCATGTTGTCTCTGAAGCAACCCAAGTCGTACGAACATGTTTACGTCGCACGGCGCGAGAATACCGTCGTTGGCTACATTGTGTTCACTGTCCTCTATGAAGAAGCACATATCTTGAACCTCGCGGTGCCGGCTGCCTATCGGCGGCAAGGTATCGGCAAATACCTGCTCGCCTCCGCCTTGGAAACGATACAGACATACGATGGACACAAGGTTTTCTTGGAAGTCGCTGTCAGCAATCTACCAGCACAATATCTCTACCGGCAGTTCGGGTTCCGCATCTGTGGCATCCGAAAAAATTACTACGGACGTTATAAAGACGCTTATGTTTTACGAAAAGGAGTAGAAACCGATGCTACTTAA
- a CDS encoding isochorismatase family protein, which yields MLLNLLSHTFSATETLSLSTRRQEARTVGRNGWRVIEEEVNWNISETAIVVVDMWNEHWSWGATERVNIMAPRMNIVLDRARQSGVQIIHAPSDTMDFYEAHPARRSVLELPHADTPSEREIPDPPLPVDASDGGSDTGETDGYKAWHRQHPAIEISDTDAISDNGQEVYNLLNHRGIKNIIFMGVHTNMCVLGRSFAIKQMVRWGVNAVLARDLTDAMYNPFKPPYVSHEEGTQLIIEYIEKFWCPTILSGDLTTPKI from the coding sequence ATGCTACTTAACCTACTAAGCCATACCTTTTCAGCAACTGAAACGCTATCGCTCTCAACCCGTCGACAGGAAGCACGGACAGTCGGCAGAAACGGCTGGCGCGTCATTGAAGAAGAAGTCAATTGGAACATCTCTGAAACAGCTATCGTTGTTGTTGATATGTGGAATGAACACTGGTCGTGGGGCGCAACGGAGCGCGTGAACATCATGGCACCTCGGATGAACATCGTACTTGACCGGGCAAGGCAGAGCGGTGTACAGATTATCCATGCCCCTTCCGATACGATGGATTTCTACGAGGCACACCCGGCACGGCGTTCAGTATTAGAGCTGCCCCATGCCGATACACCCTCTGAACGTGAGATACCCGACCCACCCTTACCCGTTGATGCCTCCGATGGCGGCTCAGACACCGGCGAAACCGATGGCTACAAGGCGTGGCACCGTCAGCATCCAGCCATTGAAATCTCTGATACGGATGCCATCAGCGACAACGGGCAGGAGGTTTACAACCTGTTGAACCACAGGGGTATCAAGAACATCATCTTCATGGGCGTTCACACGAATATGTGCGTTCTGGGGCGTTCTTTCGCGATTAAACAGATGGTGCGCTGGGGTGTCAATGCTGTTCTCGCACGTGATCTCACCGATGCGATGTACAATCCTTTCAAACCGCCTTATGTCAGCCATGAAGAGGGAACCCAGTTAATCATTGAATATATTGAGAAATTCTGGTGTCCCACAATCCTAAGCGGCGATTTGACAACACCGAAGATTTAA
- a CDS encoding CRTAC1 family protein — MHNRLRKAVVILSLGFTLSSYASDIQFVDVTEQAGIHFKHAGGIDLRVLPALVGSGAAWCDYDNDGRLDLYIVNGSLVRPAADAILPKNTLYRNNGDGTFTDVTDIARVGDTGWGMGCAFADYDNDGDADLYVTNYKANLFYRNNGDGTFKRFSSGAGGIAHNGFGAGIAWGDYDTDGYLDLYVGNYIEYTKVPQGDEVFFPYDFFGQANVLYVNKGDGGFIDITNAAKANGGFHLTLGVAAADYDTDGDLDLYLANDTDQNILYRNDGELTFTNTNRPDARSHTGDIRSSMGVAWGDYDTDGDLDLFVTNWLDENNVLYRNNGDGTFADVSAQSGIFESGLGKTCWGTALFDADNDGDLDLFFAAGHIDPASWEAHGQPDVFLDNRGDGTFVDVSEAAGLRKFGSYGVSRGVAVGDYDADGDLDIFIVNSGSKPMLLRNDGGNRHQWLHIRTVGTVSNRDGIGALVKVSAGDLHQIQQVTAGDSYLSQNSLDVEFGLAHHKVVDKITIQWPSGIVQTLTDVKANQRLVVVEPAE; from the coding sequence ATGCACAATAGGTTACGGAAAGCCGTTGTCATCTTGAGCCTTGGGTTTACCTTGAGCAGTTATGCATCTGATATCCAATTTGTCGATGTCACCGAACAGGCAGGTATCCATTTCAAGCACGCTGGCGGTATCGACTTACGTGTGCTGCCTGCACTCGTCGGTTCAGGTGCAGCGTGGTGCGACTACGATAACGACGGTAGATTAGACCTCTACATTGTCAACGGTTCCTTAGTTCGCCCTGCAGCGGATGCGATCTTACCAAAAAACACACTCTATCGAAATAACGGCGACGGAACCTTCACCGATGTAACCGATATCGCCAGGGTGGGCGACACCGGTTGGGGTATGGGATGCGCTTTCGCAGATTACGATAACGACGGTGATGCCGACCTCTATGTCACGAACTATAAAGCAAATCTGTTCTATCGGAACAACGGTGACGGCACCTTCAAACGCTTCTCATCTGGTGCGGGAGGCATTGCTCACAACGGCTTTGGTGCTGGTATTGCGTGGGGCGATTACGATACCGATGGCTATCTTGACCTTTACGTCGGCAACTACATTGAATATACCAAAGTGCCGCAGGGAGATGAAGTCTTTTTTCCTTACGATTTCTTTGGACAGGCAAACGTGCTCTACGTGAACAAGGGGGACGGCGGGTTCATCGATATTACAAATGCCGCTAAAGCGAACGGTGGGTTTCATTTAACTCTTGGGGTCGCTGCAGCAGATTACGATACCGATGGCGATCTGGATCTCTATCTCGCCAATGATACTGACCAGAATATCCTCTACCGTAACGACGGAGAACTAACCTTCACAAATACAAACCGTCCAGACGCACGGAGTCATACCGGCGATATCCGAAGCAGTATGGGCGTTGCTTGGGGCGATTACGATACCGATGGCGATTTAGATCTCTTTGTTACAAATTGGTTGGATGAAAACAATGTCCTTTATAGAAATAACGGCGATGGCACCTTTGCTGACGTTTCCGCGCAGAGCGGTATTTTTGAGTCTGGGCTTGGTAAAACATGCTGGGGCACCGCACTGTTTGACGCGGATAACGACGGTGATTTAGATCTCTTTTTCGCGGCGGGTCACATTGATCCGGCTTCGTGGGAGGCGCACGGGCAACCTGATGTCTTTCTTGACAACAGAGGTGATGGCACCTTCGTTGATGTTTCTGAAGCTGCAGGACTACGGAAATTCGGTTCGTATGGTGTTAGTAGAGGCGTAGCGGTCGGAGATTATGACGCTGATGGTGATTTGGACATTTTTATTGTCAATAGCGGATCGAAACCGATGCTGCTCCGAAACGATGGAGGCAACCGACACCAGTGGCTTCATATCCGTACAGTCGGCACGGTAAGCAACCGTGATGGTATTGGCGCACTCGTGAAAGTAAGTGCAGGCGACCTGCATCAGATTCAACAGGTAACAGCAGGGGACAGTTACCTTTCGCAGAACAGTCTTGATGTCGAATTTGGGCTTGCACACCACAAAGTGGTGGACAAGATTACTATTCAGTGGCCAAGCGGAATTGTGCAAACGTTGACCGATGTAAAAGCGAATCAGCGGCTTGTTGTTGTTGAGCCAGCAGAGTGA
- a CDS encoding HNH endonuclease, whose amino-acid sequence MSVLVLNASYEAINVCNLRRAMKMVFKGTAQTEEVSDVEIHSPSAAIKVPHVIRLVNYVHVPRSVVKFSRRNVLVRDQYTCQYCHSEFPTAQLTIDHVVPLSRGGETTWENVVTACKKCNNKKGSKMLYEARLKLERQPKTPSILTYLQLNRHFRGCHPSWRKYLYIN is encoded by the coding sequence ATGTCTGTCTTGGTACTCAACGCCAGTTACGAAGCGATCAACGTTTGCAACCTCCGGCGCGCGATGAAAATGGTTTTCAAAGGCACCGCACAGACTGAAGAAGTCTCTGATGTTGAAATTCATTCGCCGAGTGCTGCGATAAAAGTACCACATGTAATTCGATTAGTAAATTACGTTCACGTTCCGCGCAGTGTCGTCAAATTTTCACGAAGGAATGTCCTGGTCCGCGACCAGTATACGTGCCAATACTGTCACTCGGAATTCCCTACAGCGCAACTCACGATCGACCATGTGGTGCCGCTCTCTCGCGGCGGGGAAACAACATGGGAGAACGTCGTGACGGCTTGCAAAAAATGTAATAACAAAAAAGGCAGTAAAATGCTTTACGAGGCGCGACTGAAACTGGAACGTCAACCCAAAACACCCTCAATTTTAACCTATCTGCAACTCAACCGTCATTTTCGCGGGTGCCACCCGTCGTGGAGAAAATATTTGTATATCAACTAA
- the rnpA gene encoding ribonuclease P protein component produces the protein MQDPKKLKKRWEFQRAYQKGSKYWNRYFVIYVFHTRFDNLRLGITVSKKVGKSVQRNRVKRLIRESFRQLRPRIKVAYDIVVVGRTEACRLTCQEARKGLSSLLRKASILNHPTHDGAKCSKN, from the coding sequence ATGCAAGATCCAAAAAAACTGAAAAAGCGTTGGGAATTCCAACGTGCCTATCAGAAGGGCAGTAAGTATTGGAATCGCTACTTTGTGATATACGTGTTCCACACCCGTTTTGATAACCTCCGATTGGGAATAACCGTCAGCAAAAAGGTCGGAAAAAGTGTCCAAAGAAATCGCGTCAAACGACTAATTCGTGAATCGTTCCGGCAGTTACGCCCGCGGATAAAGGTCGCATACGATATTGTGGTCGTCGGCAGAACAGAAGCGTGTCGGCTCACGTGTCAGGAAGCAAGAAAAGGATTGTCAAGTCTACTGCGGAAAGCATCTATTTTAAACCATCCAACCCACGACGGTGCAAAGTGCAGTAAAAACTAA